A window of Oncorhynchus tshawytscha isolate Ot180627B linkage group LG10, Otsh_v2.0, whole genome shotgun sequence contains these coding sequences:
- the LOC112260097 gene encoding rRNA N6-adenosine-methyltransferase ZCCHC4 isoform X2, producing MQLKESDEDGFGIEIVLQQGDRKAPSCVHGPTLLFEKVCKGEEKGRRFYACSACRDRKECNFFQWEDDKVSEARLLAREEENRSKMPPFTHQEYCSRFRKFLALPLGRRFCQDCQLLLLPGEWEIHASHKMSQADDITEARLSRPSLMLKPLENKKSNAQYLFADRSCHFLLDTLAKLGYRKVLCVGTPRLHELIKLRNQEGKSDPMKSLLLDIDFRYAQFYGTDEFCHYNMFNHHFFGGEAASGVLRAFLDEEDGEKVIMVSDPPFGGLVKPLAHSFSQISETWRKLQTSEGGVVEMPIVWIFPYFFEPRILECFPSFTMLDYQVDYDNHPLYKHGKTGRKQSPVRLFTNLTPRDVVLPREEGYRFCKVCARYVWSGNKHCTKCNLCPSKDGRVWKHCSECQKCVKPSWRHCQSCARCALPDHPCGNSPGLEGCFNCGSLKHKRRACPLKDKRRTDNKSKAMNSKRMSGAQRRANKLKKTTE from the exons ATGCAACTAAAAGAATCAGATGAAGACGGCTTTGGAATAGAGATCGTCCTTCAACAGGGAGACAGAAAAGCACCATCCTGTGTGCATG GTCCAACTTTGTTGTTTGAGAAGGTCtgcaaaggagaggagaaaggccgGAGGTTTTATGCCTGCTCAGCGTGCAGAGACAGAAAAGAATGCAATTTCTTTCAGTGGGAAGATGATAAG GTGTCTGAGGCCAGGCTTTtggccagagaggaggagaaccggTCAAAGATGCCTCCTTTTACCCATCAGGAGTACTGCTCCAG GTTCAGAAAGTTCCTTGCCCTCCCCCTAGGAAGGAGGTTCTGCCAGGACTGTCAGCTCCTCCTCCTACCAGGGGAATGGGAAATCCACGCTTCTCACAAGATGTCGCaggctgatgacatcacagaggccCGGCTGAGCAGGCCCAGTCTAATGCTCAAACCGCTGGAGAACAAGAAGAGTAACGCCCAGTACCTGTTTGCCGACCGCAGCTGTCACTTCCTGTTGGATACTCTGGCCAAACTGGGCTACAGGAAGGTGCTCTGTGTCGGAACACCCAG ACTCCATGAGCTGATCAAGCTAAGAAATCAGGAGGGCAAGAGTGACCCCATGAAGAGTCTGCTACTGGACATTGACTTCAG GTATGCCCAGTTTTATGGCACGGATGAGTTCTGCCACTACAACATGTTCAATCATCACTTTTTTGGAGGCGAG GCGGCAAGTGGGGTCCTCCGAGCCTTCCTCGACGAGGAAGATGGGGAGAAGGTGATCATGGTGTCCGACCCTCCGTTCGGGGGCCTGGTGAAGCCTCTGGCCCACAGTTTCTCTCAGATCTCAGAGACCTGGCGGAAACTGCAGACCTCCGAGGGCGGTGTTGTGGAGATGCCCATAGTGTGGATCTTCCCTTACTTCTTTGAGCCACGCATCCTTGAGTGTTTCCCCTCTTTCACCATGCTAGACTACCAG GTGGACTATGACAACCATCCCCTCTACAAACATGGGAAAACAGGTAGAAAACAGTCCCCAGTCCGCCTGTTCACCAACCTGACACCACGAGACGTCGTCCTCCCTAGGGAGGAGGGTTACag ATTCTGCAAAGTCTGTGCGAGATATGTGTGGTCTGGGAACAAGCATTGTACTAAATGCAACCTGTGCCCTTCAAAG GACGGGAGAGTGTGGAAGCATTGCTCAGAGTGTCAGAAGTGTGTGAAGCCAT CCTGGCGCCACTGCCAGTCCTGTGCCCGCTGTGCCCTCCCAGACCACCCCTGTGGGAATAGCCCAGGTCTGGAAGGCTGTTTCAACTGTGGCAGCCTGAAGCACAAGCGCAGAGCCTGCCCCCTCAAAGACAAACGGAGGACCGATAACAA aTCCAAGGCCATGAATTCCAAGAGGATGTCTGGGGCCCAGCGCAGAGCCAACAAGTTGAAGAAGACGACAGAATAA
- the LOC112260097 gene encoding rRNA N6-adenosine-methyltransferase ZCCHC4 isoform X1, with protein MQLKESDEDGFGIEIVLQQGDRKAPSCVHGPTLLFEKVCKGEEKGRRFYACSACRDRKECNFFQWEDDKVSEARLLAREEENRSKMPPFTHQEYCSRFRKFLALPLGRRFCQDCQLLLLPGEWEIHASHKMSQADDITEARLSRPSLMLKPLENKKSNAQYLFADRSCHFLLDTLAKLGYRKVLCVGTPRLHELIKLRNQEGKSDPMKSLLLDIDFRYAQFYGTDEFCHYNMFNHHFFGGEAASGVLRAFLDEEDGEKVIMVSDPPFGGLVKPLAHSFSQISETWRKLQTSEGGVVEMPIVWIFPYFFEPRILECFPSFTMLDYQVDYDNHPLYKHGKTGRKQSPVRLFTNLTPRDVVLPREEGYRFCKVCARYVWSGNKHCTKCNLCPSKDGRVWKHCSECQKCVKPSWRHCQSCARCALPDHPCGNSPGLEGCFNCGSLKHKRRACPLKDKRRTDNNRSKAMNSKRMSGAQRRANKLKKTTE; from the exons ATGCAACTAAAAGAATCAGATGAAGACGGCTTTGGAATAGAGATCGTCCTTCAACAGGGAGACAGAAAAGCACCATCCTGTGTGCATG GTCCAACTTTGTTGTTTGAGAAGGTCtgcaaaggagaggagaaaggccgGAGGTTTTATGCCTGCTCAGCGTGCAGAGACAGAAAAGAATGCAATTTCTTTCAGTGGGAAGATGATAAG GTGTCTGAGGCCAGGCTTTtggccagagaggaggagaaccggTCAAAGATGCCTCCTTTTACCCATCAGGAGTACTGCTCCAG GTTCAGAAAGTTCCTTGCCCTCCCCCTAGGAAGGAGGTTCTGCCAGGACTGTCAGCTCCTCCTCCTACCAGGGGAATGGGAAATCCACGCTTCTCACAAGATGTCGCaggctgatgacatcacagaggccCGGCTGAGCAGGCCCAGTCTAATGCTCAAACCGCTGGAGAACAAGAAGAGTAACGCCCAGTACCTGTTTGCCGACCGCAGCTGTCACTTCCTGTTGGATACTCTGGCCAAACTGGGCTACAGGAAGGTGCTCTGTGTCGGAACACCCAG ACTCCATGAGCTGATCAAGCTAAGAAATCAGGAGGGCAAGAGTGACCCCATGAAGAGTCTGCTACTGGACATTGACTTCAG GTATGCCCAGTTTTATGGCACGGATGAGTTCTGCCACTACAACATGTTCAATCATCACTTTTTTGGAGGCGAG GCGGCAAGTGGGGTCCTCCGAGCCTTCCTCGACGAGGAAGATGGGGAGAAGGTGATCATGGTGTCCGACCCTCCGTTCGGGGGCCTGGTGAAGCCTCTGGCCCACAGTTTCTCTCAGATCTCAGAGACCTGGCGGAAACTGCAGACCTCCGAGGGCGGTGTTGTGGAGATGCCCATAGTGTGGATCTTCCCTTACTTCTTTGAGCCACGCATCCTTGAGTGTTTCCCCTCTTTCACCATGCTAGACTACCAG GTGGACTATGACAACCATCCCCTCTACAAACATGGGAAAACAGGTAGAAAACAGTCCCCAGTCCGCCTGTTCACCAACCTGACACCACGAGACGTCGTCCTCCCTAGGGAGGAGGGTTACag ATTCTGCAAAGTCTGTGCGAGATATGTGTGGTCTGGGAACAAGCATTGTACTAAATGCAACCTGTGCCCTTCAAAG GACGGGAGAGTGTGGAAGCATTGCTCAGAGTGTCAGAAGTGTGTGAAGCCAT CCTGGCGCCACTGCCAGTCCTGTGCCCGCTGTGCCCTCCCAGACCACCCCTGTGGGAATAGCCCAGGTCTGGAAGGCTGTTTCAACTGTGGCAGCCTGAAGCACAAGCGCAGAGCCTGCCCCCTCAAAGACAAACGGAGGACCGATAACAA tagaTCCAAGGCCATGAATTCCAAGAGGATGTCTGGGGCCCAGCGCAGAGCCAACAAGTTGAAGAAGACGACAGAATAA